From Leishmania donovani BPK282A1 complete genome, chromosome 34, the proteins below share one genomic window:
- a CDS encoding ATP-dependent RNA helicase-like protein — translation MLSWVKTHMLLHPALHRLALLFFLYCGKSCTLPTAHLMALKRVREEAAENGEAGLGDTLVSQLPKKRPEVAVCTSSSALSPFTRQPFSARYRQLLQSRQRLPVFEKRHLIQETVRTNSVTLLVGETGSGKTTQVPHFLAELQDTFTGVIACTQPRRIAAISVATRVAEEMDVPLGAHVGYHVRFDSRQCDATRVLYMTDGMLLREAFTDSDLQKYSVVVVDEAHERTIDTDVVLGLLKRLLTRRPLFRLVVMSATLDVAKIQSYFPGAPLVHVSGRMHDVDVLYMPHPVRDYVEATVSCVLQLHEREPAGDILCFLTGEAEIERAVAALHQALGSSSAAASKEQEAPVQGRGKDLTLFNTPADDLARPTEVVVLPLYGSLSLQEQQKVFATYPPNTRKIVVATNIAETSVTIDGIVYVVDCGYQKQSLYNSEARVDYLLPAVISKASAEQRKGRAGRTRPGKCFRLFTSADFATFPDQTHPEILRTNIVNTVLLLLTLGVANPCEFPFIDPPSDQGMSDAFYQLLYFGAVDDGLQLTDFGRRMAVFPVDVCLARMLLMAPKHGCGADAAVVAAMLEAGNAFSRPPSRLAEAREAHARFDDADGDHVVLFRVFHAYFKNQQNGKRFCYENYLRHQTLQQAVQVYNQLRRLMSQLTIPVQSTYIPEREYVDTVALRKAVLEGFFTQVAFLTPVAPITHTAGADPTTRVYRTVRDALSVTLHRQSVLAATHKSRALPTWIVFDRLEVQGDSGTFIRTASAVEVGWLLDVSDFYTDLSEIPDGEIAQVLRRAREAESSVHAGKAERESV, via the coding sequence ATGCTCTCGTGGGTGAAAACTCACATGCTCTTGCACCCCGCCCTCCATCGTCTTGcgttgcttttctttttgtatTGTGGCAAATCTTGCACATTGCCTACAGCGCACCTCATGGCCCtcaagcgcgtgcgcgaagAGGCTGCCGAGAACGGCGAGGCCGGCCTCGGCGACACACTGGTCTCCCAACTCCCGAAGAAGCGTCCTGAGGTGGCTGTCTgcacctccagctccgcaTTGAGCCCTTTCACGCGGCAACCCTTCTCAGCCCGCTACCGTCAGCTGTTGCAGTCGCGTCAGCGACTTCCTGTGTTCGAGAAGCGCCACCTTATACAGGAGACGGTGCGAACCAACTCTGTCACGTTGCTCGTGGGCGAgacgggcagcggcaagacgaCGCAGGTTCCTCACTTTCttgcggagctgcaggacACCTTCACCGGCGTCATCGCATGTACGCAGCCACGTCGTATCGCGGCCATCTCCGTTGCCACTCGCGTGGCCGAAGAAATGGACGTGCCCCTCGGTGCGCATGTCGGCTACCACGTCCGCTTCGACTCGCGCCAGTGCGACGCCACGCGGGTGCTCTACATGACGGATGGCATGCTGCTCCGTGAAGCGTTCACAGATTCGGACCTCCAAAAATACAGtgttgtggtggtggacgaGGCGCACGAGCGGACGATCGACACGGATGTGGTTCTCGGCCTCCTGAAGCGACTCCTCACACGGCGTCCGCTTTTCCGACTGGTGGTCATGTCGGCCACGCTGGACGTGGCAAAGATTCAGTCCTACTTCCCCGGTGCGCCCCTCGTGCACGTCTCGGGGCGCATGCACGACGTGGACGTCTTGTACATGCCACATCCGGTGCGCGATTACGTGGAGGCGACTGTGTCGTGCGTGCTTCAGCTACATGAGCGCGAGCCGGCCGGGGATATCCTCTGCTTCTTGACTGGCGAGGCGGAGATTGAGCGGGCTGTCGCGGCACTTCACCAGGCCCTCGGCTCGAGCtctgcggccgcctccaAGGAGCAAGAAGCGCCGGTGCAGGGGCGCGGAAAGGACTTGACGCTTTTCAATACGCCGGCGGACGACCTGGCGCGGCcgacggaggtggtggtgctgcctcTCTACGGTTCTCTTAGCCTccaggagcagcagaaggtGTTTGCCACCTATCCCCCCAACACGCGCAAGATTGTCGTGGCCACGAACATTGCCGAGACGTCCGTCACCATTGACGGCATTGTCTACGTTGTGGACTGCGGGTATCAGAAGCAGAGCTTGTACAACTCCGAGGCACGCGTGGACTACTTGCTGCCGGCGGTTATTAGCAAGGCCTCCGCCGAACAGCGCAAGGGTCGCGCTGGTCGTACGCGGCCTGGCAAGTGCTTCCGCCTCTTCACGTCGGCCGACTTTGCCACTTTTCCCGATCAAACGCATCCGGAGATACTACGCACGAACATTGTGAAcaccgtgctgctgctgctcacgcttGGCGTCGCTAACCCGTGTGAGTTCCCCTTCATCGACCCGCCCTCGGACCAGGGCATGAGCGACGCCTTCTACCAGCTCTTGTACTTCGGCGCCGTGGATGACGGGCTTCAGCTCACGGACTTTGGCCGACGCATGGCCGTATTCCCTGTGGATGTCTGCTTGGCACGAATGCTGCTCATGGCCCCCAAGCACGGGTgcggtgccgacgccgcggtggtggcggcgatgctggAGGCTGGAAACGCGTTCAGCCGCCCGCCATCGCGGTTGGCCGAGGCTcgcgaggcgcacgcgcgcttcgacgacgccgacggcgaccaCGTTGTGCTCTTTCGCGTCTTTCACGCGTACTTCAAGAACCAGCAGAACGGCAAACGCTTCTGCTACGAGAACTACCTACGACACCAGACCCTACAGCAAGCGGTGCAGGTGTACAaccagctgcggcggttAATGAGCCAACTCACGATACCAGTGCAGTCCACCTACATCCCGGAGCGCGAGTACGTGGACACGGTGGCGCTCCGCAAGGCCGTGCTGGAGGGATTCTTCACACAGGTCGCCTTCTTGACTCCCGTGGCACCCATCACCCATACAGCTGGAGCGGACCCGACGACGCGCGTCTACCGCACCGTCCGGGACGCCTTGAGTGTGACGCTGCATCGTCAGTCCGTGCTTGCGGCGACGCACAAGTCACGCGCGCTTCCGACCTGGATCGTGTTTGACCGTCTGGAAGTGCAAGGGGACTCCGGGACGTTTATCCGAACCGCCTCAGCAGTGGAGGTGGGCTGGCTGCTGGACGTCAGTGACTTCTACACGGACCTCAGCGAAATCCCAGACGGCGAGAttgcgcaggtgctgcgccgtgctCGTGAGGCGGAAAGTAGCGTACACGCGGGCAAAGCCGAGCGCGAGAGTGTGtag